A genomic window from Serratia liquefaciens includes:
- a CDS encoding cupin domain-containing protein, protein MKPLLLKQPLPELLDIGSVSNLGATVIAGEPNVGVASLFGEPTDNLNCGIFSCTRGTFVMEYPFSEHATVWEGTATLTDEKTGQSVQYQAGDSWFVEKGTPVRWEITSDRFVKHYLAIVEG, encoded by the coding sequence ATGAAACCATTACTGCTTAAGCAACCACTGCCTGAACTGTTGGACATTGGCAGCGTCAGCAACCTGGGCGCCACAGTGATCGCCGGTGAGCCAAACGTCGGGGTGGCGAGCCTTTTCGGTGAGCCGACCGACAACCTGAACTGTGGCATTTTCAGCTGCACGCGCGGCACCTTTGTGATGGAGTATCCGTTCTCCGAACACGCCACGGTGTGGGAAGGCACCGCGACGCTGACCGACGAAAAGACCGGTCAATCCGTGCAGTACCAGGCCGGGGATTCGTGGTTTGTCGAAAAAGGCACCCCGGTACGCTGGGAGATCACCTCGGATCGTTTTGTAAAACATTACCTGGCGATCGTAGAAGGTTGA
- a CDS encoding alpha/beta hydrolase: MSEQKISFIKGGHGDIAVHDWGHDRPRFLALLVHGYGEHLGRYQYVARTLEAQGARVFGPDHLGHGLSQGERVLIEDYDAVVDDVRRVTEHFQQLHPDVPLVVIGHSMGGMIATRYVQRYGDGVRALVLSGPLIGERTLISDLLDLPVIPDTPLDPATLSRDPAVGEAYQADPLVWHGPFKRPTLRAMQQILAKINAGPGFGTLPTLWIHGDDDRLVLMAESQTAIDLLKGSDFEAMVNPGGRHESFNETNKDQILRRITDFIDRVLG, encoded by the coding sequence ATGTCTGAACAGAAGATCAGCTTTATCAAAGGCGGCCATGGCGATATTGCCGTGCATGACTGGGGCCATGACCGGCCGCGCTTTCTGGCGCTGCTGGTGCACGGTTACGGCGAGCATCTCGGGCGCTATCAGTACGTAGCCCGTACGCTGGAAGCCCAGGGTGCGCGGGTGTTCGGCCCCGATCATCTCGGTCATGGGCTTTCGCAGGGTGAACGCGTATTGATTGAGGATTATGACGCCGTGGTCGATGACGTTCGCCGCGTGACGGAGCATTTTCAGCAGCTGCATCCTGACGTCCCCCTGGTGGTCATCGGCCATTCCATGGGCGGGATGATTGCCACCCGCTACGTTCAACGCTATGGCGATGGCGTGCGTGCACTGGTGCTTTCCGGCCCCTTGATTGGCGAAAGAACCCTGATTTCCGATCTGCTTGATCTGCCGGTGATCCCAGATACGCCGCTCGATCCCGCTACCCTGTCGCGTGACCCGGCGGTGGGGGAAGCCTATCAGGCCGATCCGCTGGTATGGCATGGGCCATTCAAACGCCCGACGCTGCGGGCAATGCAGCAGATCCTGGCGAAAATCAACGCCGGCCCGGGCTTCGGCACGCTGCCTACGCTGTGGATACATGGCGATGACGACAGGCTGGTGTTAATGGCGGAATCGCAAACCGCGATCGATCTGCTCAAGGGCAGCGATTTCGAAGCGATGGTCAATCCAGGCGGGCGGCACGAGAGTTTTAACGAAACCAACAAGGATCAGATATTAAGGCGGATCACCGACTTTATCGATCGGGTGCTGGGATAG
- a CDS encoding class II histone deacetylase, with translation MKRKTGFLFDERCFWHSTGLHATTLPVGGWVQPPSGAGHAESPETKRRMKNLMDVSGLSRQLQLLSADMATEEDLLRIHPADYLRRFKQLSDNGGGMLGEEAPLGPGSYEIAKLSAGLACTAVEAVLQGKLDNAYALSRPPGHHCLPDRSMGFCFLANIPIAIERAKDKYGLGKVAVLDWDVHHGNGTQHIYWQRDDVLTLSLHQDGCFPAGYSGEQDRGAGAGEGFNINIPLLAGAGDDGYLYAMRQIVIPALERFKPELIIVACGYDANALDPLARMQLHSDSFRSMTALVQDAADRLCNGKLVMVHEGGYAESYVPFCGLAVMEQLSGIRTEVEDPLLAFIRQQQPRDAFNLFQRQAIDALAQHFIR, from the coding sequence GTGAAAAGAAAAACCGGTTTCTTGTTTGATGAACGCTGTTTCTGGCACAGCACCGGCCTGCATGCCACTACGCTGCCGGTCGGCGGCTGGGTGCAACCGCCCTCAGGGGCGGGCCATGCCGAATCGCCGGAAACCAAACGGCGGATGAAAAACCTGATGGACGTGTCCGGCCTGTCGCGCCAGCTCCAGCTGCTGAGTGCCGACATGGCGACGGAAGAAGACCTGTTGCGCATTCATCCGGCCGACTACCTGCGACGTTTCAAACAGCTAAGCGATAACGGCGGGGGCATGCTGGGTGAGGAAGCCCCTTTGGGGCCGGGCAGCTACGAGATAGCCAAACTGTCCGCCGGGCTGGCCTGCACGGCGGTCGAAGCGGTGCTGCAGGGCAAACTGGATAACGCCTATGCGCTGTCGCGCCCACCGGGCCACCATTGCCTGCCGGATCGGTCGATGGGGTTTTGCTTTCTGGCCAATATCCCCATCGCCATCGAGCGTGCCAAAGACAAATACGGTTTGGGCAAAGTGGCGGTGCTCGATTGGGACGTGCATCACGGCAACGGCACGCAGCATATCTACTGGCAACGTGACGACGTGCTGACGCTGTCGCTGCATCAGGACGGCTGCTTCCCGGCGGGCTACTCCGGTGAACAGGACCGCGGTGCCGGGGCAGGAGAAGGCTTTAACATCAATATTCCGCTGCTGGCAGGTGCCGGTGACGACGGCTATCTGTATGCCATGCGGCAGATCGTGATCCCGGCACTGGAGCGCTTCAAACCCGAGCTGATCATTGTCGCCTGCGGCTACGATGCCAATGCCCTCGACCCGCTGGCGCGCATGCAGCTGCACAGCGACAGTTTCCGCAGCATGACGGCTCTGGTGCAGGACGCTGCCGACCGCCTGTGCAATGGAAAGCTGGTGATGGTGCATGAGGGCGGTTATGCCGAGTCCTACGTGCCCTTCTGCGGTCTGGCAGTGATGGAGCAACTGAGCGGTATTCGCACCGAGGTCGAAGATCCGCTGCTGGCATTCATCCGCCAACAGCAGCCGCGAGACGCCTTCAACCTGTTCCAGCGTCAGGCTATCGATGCGCTGGCGCAGCACTTTATTCGCTAA
- a CDS encoding MFS transporter has protein sequence MSSDSVSVPAAGAALPCPPRLLTAIIIFAAIAPGILMTAPAVAAQLASQWSLTPAQIGHLFSTELGAMSLATLPAWWWISRVNWRRVATLAAGVFIVGNLASALVSDFHLLLGLRFIASLAGGTLMILCITCAGGTANPSRVYALWVLGQLVLGAVGLLVLPLLFAHFGLMAVYLILAAIMLCSLPLLSAFPSGFHPAQSTAHATATPWLRKAFAVLAVLTFYISLSAVWTFIGSIAHAAGLSPVSSGQVLASATLFGIVGAGGAAFISARRSGNGLIWLSYGLLIAGIALLFHTPQLLRFALAAVLFKFTWTFVLPFILARVAGLDNNGKLMNNINLVIGGGMAIGPTLAGYWIESSGGFDRLLVGALGSALLSLLLISLASPRVQRAI, from the coding sequence ATGTCCAGTGATTCCGTTTCTGTACCCGCTGCCGGGGCGGCTCTCCCCTGCCCGCCGCGGCTGTTGACCGCCATCATCATCTTTGCCGCCATTGCACCGGGCATCCTGATGACCGCTCCGGCGGTTGCCGCACAGCTGGCCAGCCAATGGTCGCTCACCCCCGCGCAAATCGGCCATCTGTTTTCCACCGAGCTGGGGGCCATGAGCCTCGCCACCCTGCCCGCCTGGTGGTGGATCAGCCGCGTTAACTGGCGCCGGGTGGCAACCCTGGCTGCGGGGGTGTTTATCGTCGGCAATTTGGCGTCGGCACTGGTCAGTGATTTTCACCTGCTGCTGGGGCTGCGCTTCATCGCCTCTTTGGCGGGCGGCACGCTGATGATCCTGTGTATTACCTGTGCCGGTGGCACCGCCAACCCCAGCCGGGTTTACGCGTTATGGGTACTGGGCCAACTGGTGCTGGGCGCCGTTGGCCTGCTGGTGCTGCCCCTGCTGTTCGCCCATTTTGGCCTGATGGCGGTATACCTGATCCTGGCGGCCATCATGCTGTGCAGCTTGCCGTTGCTTTCCGCCTTTCCCAGCGGCTTTCATCCTGCTCAATCCACCGCCCATGCCACGGCAACGCCATGGCTGCGCAAAGCCTTCGCCGTTCTGGCGGTGCTGACCTTTTATATCAGCCTGAGCGCAGTCTGGACCTTTATCGGCAGTATCGCCCACGCGGCCGGCCTTTCGCCGGTCAGCAGCGGCCAGGTGCTGGCGTCCGCCACGCTGTTTGGCATCGTCGGTGCCGGTGGTGCGGCCTTCATCAGCGCCAGGCGAAGCGGCAATGGGCTCATCTGGCTAAGTTACGGCTTGCTGATCGCCGGCATTGCGCTGCTGTTCCACACGCCGCAGCTGCTGCGCTTTGCGCTGGCGGCGGTGCTGTTCAAGTTTACCTGGACCTTTGTGCTGCCGTTTATCCTGGCCCGCGTCGCCGGGCTGGATAACAACGGCAAGCTGATGAACAACATCAATCTGGTGATTGGCGGCGGTATGGCGATCGGCCCAACGCTGGCCGGTTACTGGATTGAGTCTTCAGGCGGTTTCGACAGGCTGCTGGTCGGGGCGCTGGGCAGTGCGCTGCTGTCGCTGCTGCTGATTTCGCTGGCTTCACCGCGCGTTCAACGCGCCATTTAA
- a CDS encoding helix-turn-helix transcriptional regulator produces MHIASSDAFINSCLTTIAHLIPVSAGVFYLVNHDLRPDHYILHGISDKTHQQYLNHFQQIDPLKPANFHQQDINMVGMSPAAIANNRHYYHDFMLPNDMRDMTEIFIRQRKRIVAGVSLIRDTPFTELERGRLRAVMPLIELATRDLLPDGEARLLTAKEQEIVNMVREGASNKRIALKLGISLSTVKTHMRNIFAKTEVVNRTELVASSFIAHG; encoded by the coding sequence ATGCACATTGCATCGTCCGATGCCTTTATCAACAGCTGTTTGACCACCATTGCACACCTGATCCCGGTGTCCGCAGGGGTGTTTTATTTGGTTAACCATGACCTACGGCCAGACCACTATATTTTGCACGGCATCTCCGATAAAACCCATCAGCAGTACTTGAACCATTTCCAGCAGATCGATCCGCTCAAGCCGGCCAACTTTCACCAGCAGGACATCAATATGGTCGGCATGAGCCCGGCGGCAATCGCCAATAACCGCCATTACTATCATGACTTTATGCTGCCCAATGATATGCGCGACATGACGGAGATCTTTATTCGGCAGCGTAAACGCATCGTTGCCGGAGTGTCCTTGATCCGCGATACGCCGTTTACCGAACTGGAACGCGGTCGCCTGCGGGCGGTGATGCCGCTGATCGAACTGGCGACCCGCGACCTGTTGCCCGACGGGGAAGCCCGCCTGCTCACCGCCAAAGAGCAGGAGATCGTCAATATGGTGCGTGAAGGCGCCAGTAATAAACGCATAGCGTTGAAGCTGGGTATTTCGCTTTCAACGGTAAAAACCCATATGCGCAATATTTTTGCCAAAACTGAAGTGGTCAACCGTACCGAATTGGTGGCCAGCAGCTTTATTGCCCACGGTTAA
- a CDS encoding APC family permease has protein sequence MNLSSRLHAHLERGKVGFPTTLASSVGVIMASPVILTVTSGFGIGGDTFALAMLIAFIMMQAQLTTFSEAAAILPTSGSVYDYIACGMGRFFAITGALSAYLIVHIFAGTAETILSGIMALVNFEHLNTLMETHNASWMVGVGLVIVFGALNAFGIEAFGKAEIVLTFAMWSTLVIFGITGLLSPHAVPLEGWFGSTLSLSDPFAVFSLIGMAMFMFVGCELVTPMAPEIKRSASVIPRAMSLGLCGVAVCMALYGAALSHQVENVVVDAANGVHLLDTPMAIPAFAGQVMGEFGKYWLGIGLLLAGAATINTLMAAVPRILYGMALDGALPRIFAYLHPRFKTPVVGILVAVLIPCVHAFAIQGNLDRIIPLVLAAVCAWGVAYLLVTCSVVILRIRRPDLPRAYKSPWFPLPQIVSSVGIVLAIIYITPPGMDPRAVYIPFSIMIGLTAAYALFWTLCVQKVNPFKPVPVEQVLETAFAKAESEEAQFDRLTSLT, from the coding sequence ATGAACCTGTCGTCGCGGCTTCATGCCCATCTTGAGCGGGGCAAGGTCGGATTCCCCACCACGCTGGCCAGCTCGGTCGGGGTGATTATGGCCAGCCCGGTGATCCTCACCGTGACCAGCGGTTTCGGCATCGGCGGCGATACCTTCGCGCTGGCGATGCTGATCGCCTTTATCATGATGCAGGCCCAGCTCACCACCTTCTCGGAGGCGGCGGCGATATTGCCGACCTCAGGATCGGTGTATGACTATATCGCCTGTGGTATGGGACGTTTTTTTGCCATTACCGGCGCGCTGTCGGCCTACCTGATCGTGCATATCTTTGCCGGGACCGCCGAAACCATTCTCTCCGGCATCATGGCGCTGGTGAATTTTGAGCACCTTAATACCCTGATGGAAACGCACAATGCTTCCTGGATGGTGGGGGTGGGTTTGGTCATCGTCTTCGGTGCACTCAACGCCTTCGGCATTGAGGCCTTCGGTAAAGCGGAGATCGTGCTGACCTTCGCCATGTGGAGCACCCTGGTGATATTTGGCATTACCGGGCTGCTTTCGCCGCATGCGGTACCGCTGGAAGGCTGGTTTGGCAGCACGCTGAGCCTGAGCGATCCCTTTGCGGTATTCAGCCTGATCGGCATGGCGATGTTCATGTTCGTCGGGTGTGAGTTGGTCACGCCGATGGCGCCGGAGATCAAACGCTCCGCCAGCGTGATCCCTCGGGCAATGTCGCTGGGACTCTGCGGCGTGGCGGTTTGCATGGCGTTGTACGGCGCGGCGCTCAGCCATCAGGTGGAAAATGTGGTGGTAGATGCCGCCAACGGCGTTCATCTGTTGGATACGCCGATGGCGATCCCGGCTTTTGCCGGTCAGGTGATGGGCGAATTCGGCAAATACTGGTTGGGTATCGGGCTGCTGCTGGCCGGGGCGGCGACCATCAACACGCTGATGGCGGCGGTGCCGCGCATTCTTTATGGCATGGCGCTGGACGGGGCATTGCCACGTATCTTCGCCTATCTGCACCCCCGTTTTAAAACCCCGGTGGTGGGTATTCTGGTGGCGGTGTTAATACCCTGCGTGCATGCCTTCGCCATTCAGGGCAATCTCGACCGCATCATTCCGCTGGTGCTGGCGGCGGTGTGCGCCTGGGGCGTGGCCTACCTGCTGGTCACCTGCTCGGTGGTGATCCTGCGTATTCGCCGCCCGGATCTGCCACGCGCTTACAAATCTCCCTGGTTCCCGCTGCCGCAAATTGTCTCCAGCGTGGGCATCGTGCTGGCGATTATCTATATCACCCCGCCGGGCATGGATCCGCGTGCCGTCTATATCCCGTTCAGCATCATGATTGGCCTGACTGCCGCCTATGCGTTGTTCTGGACCCTGTGCGTACAAAAGGTCAATCCGTTTAAACCGGTGCCGGTCGAACAGGTACTGGAAACGGCCTTTGCCAAAGCGGAAAGCGAGGAGGCGCAGTTTGATCGGCTTACTTCCCTCACTTAA
- a CDS encoding DUF3156 family protein, producing MIGLLPSLNRYWQRPPAGYQPGVTLSRLANSLQPYDCERLSPCLLRLTLPQGAVIDISERVSALFMAHIVSQRFCVQGACSQKEPLTLGINAGGWLRRRGIVYRATRDDAAAQRMIAALRRYPQIAETLEQLDFRRIQLTVAAGHWRLEIEHFAASEVVSRLPAGRRYLRLEPEQRRLLLSSLLMIGQLMEKLDE from the coding sequence TTGATCGGCTTACTTCCCTCACTTAATCGCTATTGGCAGCGTCCTCCGGCGGGCTACCAGCCAGGGGTGACCCTCAGCCGCCTGGCGAACAGTCTGCAGCCCTATGACTGCGAACGTCTTTCGCCCTGCCTGCTGCGCCTGACCCTGCCACAGGGAGCGGTTATCGACATCAGCGAACGGGTCAGCGCGCTGTTTATGGCGCATATCGTCAGCCAGCGTTTCTGCGTGCAGGGGGCGTGCTCGCAGAAGGAACCGCTGACGCTAGGTATTAACGCCGGGGGGTGGTTACGGCGACGCGGTATCGTTTATCGCGCGACCCGGGATGATGCCGCAGCGCAGCGAATGATTGCCGCTCTGCGGCGCTATCCGCAGATTGCTGAAACGCTGGAGCAGCTTGATTTTCGGCGTATCCAACTGACGGTCGCTGCCGGTCATTGGCGGCTGGAGATCGAACATTTTGCCGCTTCGGAAGTGGTCAGCCGTTTGCCTGCCGGTCGCCGCTATCTGCGGCTGGAACCGGAGCAGCGGCGCTTGCTGCTGAGCAGCCTGCTGATGATCGGCCAATTGATGGAGAAACTGGATGAGTAG
- a CDS encoding SDR family NAD(P)-dependent oxidoreductase: MSRVVVITGGGTGVGAACARLLASRGDRVFIIGRRREPLMALADDIGAQVLVGDAASGECWQSQLLPAILQQAGCIDCLIGSAGGMGLGRITEMNDDQWRLALDSNLNSAFASARACLPELVKTGGNLLFVASIASLAAGPEVCGYVTAKHALIGLMRSIARDYGPLGVRANAVCPGWVTTPMADEEMQPLMAEYHLTLEQAYQRVCRDVPLRRPASAEEIAGICRFLCSDEASIITGAALVADGGSTIVDVPTLAFTSL, encoded by the coding sequence ATGAGTAGAGTCGTGGTGATTACCGGCGGCGGCACCGGCGTGGGGGCTGCGTGCGCCAGGCTGCTGGCGAGCAGGGGCGATCGGGTATTTATCATCGGCCGCCGCCGTGAACCTCTGATGGCGCTGGCGGACGACATTGGCGCGCAGGTATTGGTGGGGGACGCCGCCAGCGGCGAATGCTGGCAAAGCCAGCTGTTGCCGGCCATTTTGCAACAGGCCGGGTGCATCGACTGCCTGATCGGCAGCGCCGGCGGGATGGGGCTGGGGCGGATTACCGAAATGAACGATGACCAGTGGCGTCTGGCGCTGGACAGCAATCTCAACAGTGCTTTTGCCAGCGCCCGCGCCTGCCTGCCGGAGCTGGTGAAAACCGGCGGCAACCTGCTGTTTGTCGCCTCGATCGCTTCGCTGGCCGCCGGGCCGGAGGTTTGCGGCTACGTGACCGCCAAACATGCGCTGATTGGGCTGATGCGCTCCATCGCTCGTGACTACGGCCCGCTGGGCGTGCGTGCCAACGCGGTGTGTCCCGGTTGGGTCACTACGCCGATGGCGGATGAAGAGATGCAGCCGCTGATGGCTGAGTACCACCTTACGCTGGAGCAGGCTTACCAACGGGTATGCCGCGACGTGCCGTTGCGTCGCCCGGCCAGCGCCGAAGAGATCGCCGGTATCTGCCGTTTTCTCTGTTCGGACGAAGCGTCGATCATTACCGGTGCGGCGCTGGTGGCCGACGGCGGCTCCACCATCGTCGACGTACCGACATTGGCTTTTACTTCCCTTTAA
- a CDS encoding MoaF C-terminal domain-containing protein — MSTEAVFIQVGALAEGFAPHSNTLEQQHGLSGNTLTLRFADGEMLSCHFVDEQTLSWGEYRGIAYRATSIRPGILFIDFLDPAQDNASITLVCDRNQGNFTAVYGQLPDEEQARLDAFSRVEQGLPLTAVNVEFHFGTLDNADAEPPQFTDELIGMRNMYTYSPTERYEHIYLNDNFYAWQCLDGVEKGLADVDRCHYVKVAEQLYLFVWREKIVPTLGVVIIDLQGMRTDGKILGYQGSDFSALSNFAVGAHAQVLNTTRHPRG, encoded by the coding sequence ATGAGTACAGAAGCGGTATTTATTCAGGTTGGCGCACTGGCGGAAGGCTTTGCGCCGCACAGCAATACGCTGGAACAGCAGCATGGGTTGAGCGGTAACACGCTGACATTACGTTTTGCCGACGGTGAAATGCTGAGTTGTCACTTTGTCGATGAGCAGACGCTGAGTTGGGGGGAGTACAGGGGCATCGCTTATCGCGCCACCAGCATCCGCCCCGGCATTCTGTTTATCGATTTTCTCGATCCCGCACAGGATAACGCCAGTATTACGCTGGTGTGCGATCGCAACCAGGGGAATTTCACGGCGGTGTATGGCCAATTGCCGGATGAGGAACAGGCCCGTCTGGACGCCTTCAGCCGGGTTGAGCAAGGGCTGCCGCTGACGGCGGTCAACGTTGAATTCCACTTTGGCACGCTGGATAACGCCGATGCTGAGCCGCCACAGTTCACTGACGAGCTGATCGGCATGCGCAATATGTATACCTACAGCCCGACCGAGCGTTACGAACACATTTATCTGAACGACAATTTCTATGCCTGGCAGTGTCTGGACGGCGTGGAAAAAGGGCTGGCGGATGTCGATCGCTGCCACTACGTGAAGGTAGCCGAACAGCTGTACCTGTTTGTCTGGCGGGAGAAGATTGTGCCGACGCTGGGCGTAGTCATTATCGACCTGCAAGGCATGCGCACCGACGGCAAGATCCTCGGCTATCAGGGCAGCGATTTCAGCGCGCTGAGCAATTTTGCGGTAGGCGCCCATGCGCAGGTGCTGAACACCACGCGTCACCCACGGGGATAG
- a CDS encoding SDR family oxidoreductase, with protein MNATYAADAFSGQVVLVTGGAQGIGLAIVSAFAQLGATVVMADLQLQKAQDAAEALQQQGGQVQAMACDLADSGQITELIAVVGLQHQRLDVVIHNAAYFPLTPFAEIDAVLLQRTLSVNLMAPFFLAQAALPWMQRQGGGCILVTSSVTGPRVAYPGLAHYAASKAGVNGFIRAAALELAAAGVRVNGVEPGMIRTPAMANLGGAAVNQAIAAAVPLGRLGEPEDIAAAMVFLASPAAAYMTGQTLVVDGGALLPEAHPVLS; from the coding sequence ATGAATGCAACCTATGCGGCCGATGCCTTCAGCGGTCAGGTGGTACTGGTGACGGGCGGTGCGCAGGGCATCGGGCTGGCGATCGTCAGTGCCTTTGCTCAGTTGGGCGCGACGGTGGTGATGGCGGATCTGCAGCTGCAAAAAGCGCAGGATGCCGCCGAGGCACTGCAACAACAGGGCGGGCAGGTACAGGCGATGGCCTGCGATCTGGCCGATTCGGGGCAGATTACCGAACTGATAGCGGTGGTGGGGTTGCAGCATCAACGGCTGGACGTGGTGATCCATAACGCGGCTTACTTCCCGCTGACACCCTTTGCCGAGATTGACGCCGTGTTATTGCAACGCACGCTGAGCGTTAATCTGATGGCGCCGTTCTTTCTGGCACAGGCGGCGTTACCCTGGATGCAGCGTCAGGGCGGGGGCTGCATTTTGGTGACTTCGTCAGTGACCGGGCCACGGGTCGCCTATCCGGGGCTGGCGCACTATGCCGCTTCAAAGGCCGGGGTCAATGGGTTTATTCGCGCGGCGGCGCTGGAACTGGCGGCGGCCGGCGTCAGGGTCAACGGCGTGGAGCCGGGGATGATCCGCACGCCGGCGATGGCCAATCTGGGGGGCGCGGCGGTCAATCAGGCGATTGCGGCCGCAGTGCCGCTCGGGCGATTGGGGGAGCCGGAAGACATCGCGGCGGCGATGGTGTTTCTCGCCTCGCCGGCGGCCGCCTATATGACCGGCCAAACGCTGGTGGTGGACGGCGGCGCATTACTCCCCGAGGCCCATCCTGTTCTTTCTTGA
- the hpaR gene encoding homoprotocatechuate degradation operon regulator HpaR: MHESLTIALLQARETAMGFFRPILKSHNLTEQQWRIIRVLANSRSIEFHELAAETCILRPSLTGILSRMERDKLIFRLKPVNDQRKLYVSLTQQGQELYEVARHQVEQGYAEIEAAFSQQKMDQLMTLLDELITLGEKLPANVTAHPTKK, translated from the coding sequence ATGCATGAGTCCTTAACCATTGCCCTGCTGCAAGCGCGTGAAACCGCCATGGGCTTTTTTCGCCCGATCCTGAAAAGCCATAACCTGACCGAACAGCAATGGCGCATCATTCGCGTTCTGGCCAACAGCCGTTCAATCGAATTCCACGAATTGGCGGCAGAAACCTGCATCCTGCGCCCCAGCCTGACCGGCATTTTGTCGCGCATGGAACGCGATAAGCTGATTTTCCGCCTGAAACCGGTTAACGATCAGCGCAAGCTGTACGTGTCTCTCACCCAGCAGGGGCAGGAGCTGTATGAAGTGGCGCGCCACCAGGTAGAACAGGGGTACGCTGAGATCGAAGCCGCATTTTCACAGCAGAAAATGGACCAGTTGATGACCTTGCTGGACGAACTGATCACCCTGGGGGAGAAACTGCCCGCCAACGTGACCGCCCATCCAACAAAGAAATGA
- a CDS encoding fumarylacetoacetate hydrolase family protein has translation MKGTVFSVALNHRSQIDAWDQAFHQPPYKTPPKTPVWFIKPRNTHLANGGAIPFPAGEQVQSGATLAVVIGNTARKVPVERVADYLAGYALANDISLPESSFYRPAIKAKCRDGFCPLGEIGALVNSEQLEIITEINGVEQDRWSTADLVRSVPELIAAISDFITLQPGDAVLIGTPHQRVDIKPGDEVRVRAAGLPTLTNRVVQAGETT, from the coding sequence ATGAAAGGCACCGTATTTTCCGTCGCGTTGAACCACCGCAGCCAGATAGACGCCTGGGATCAGGCGTTTCATCAGCCGCCGTATAAAACCCCGCCGAAGACCCCGGTGTGGTTTATAAAACCGCGCAATACCCACCTCGCCAACGGCGGGGCGATCCCGTTTCCTGCCGGTGAGCAGGTGCAAAGCGGCGCTACGCTGGCGGTGGTGATTGGCAACACCGCCCGTAAGGTGCCGGTTGAACGGGTCGCCGACTATCTGGCCGGTTATGCGCTGGCCAATGACATCAGCCTGCCGGAAAGTAGCTTTTACCGCCCGGCGATCAAAGCGAAATGCCGCGACGGTTTTTGCCCGTTGGGGGAGATAGGTGCATTGGTGAATTCCGAGCAATTGGAAATCATCACCGAAATCAACGGGGTGGAACAGGACCGCTGGTCGACAGCCGATTTGGTGCGTTCGGTGCCGGAACTGATCGCCGCCATCAGCGATTTTATTACCCTGCAGCCGGGCGACGCAGTGCTGATCGGCACGCCGCACCAACGGGTGGACATCAAACCCGGAGATGAAGTGAGGGTGCGTGCCGCCGGTTTACCGACCCTGACCAACCGCGTAGTGCAGGCAGGAGAAACAACATGA
- a CDS encoding fumarylacetoacetate hydrolase family protein translates to MRHARIRHHGQIVNVSVDEQLRVTLPDGTVLPEQDVEWLPPAQGTVFALGLNYADHASELEFKAPEEPLVFLKAPNTLTGHRQVSVRPANVDYMHYEAELVAVIGKTARNVSREDAMAYVAGYTLCNDYAIRDYLENYYRPNLRVKSRDTLTPIGPYIVDRDDIADPHRLALSTYVNGELRQRGSTADMIFDIPYLISYLSEFMTLQPGDMIATGTPKGLADVQPGDEVVVEIEGIGRLVNHIISEKDYEESLR, encoded by the coding sequence ATGAGACATGCCCGTATTCGCCATCATGGCCAAATTGTTAATGTCAGCGTCGACGAGCAACTGCGCGTGACGTTGCCGGACGGCACGGTGTTGCCAGAGCAGGACGTCGAGTGGTTGCCACCGGCGCAGGGCACGGTGTTTGCCCTGGGGCTGAACTATGCCGATCACGCCAGCGAGCTGGAATTCAAGGCCCCGGAAGAGCCGCTGGTGTTCCTCAAGGCGCCGAACACCCTGACCGGCCATCGGCAGGTTTCGGTACGTCCGGCCAACGTCGACTATATGCACTACGAAGCCGAGCTGGTGGCGGTGATCGGCAAGACGGCGCGTAACGTCAGCCGCGAAGATGCCATGGCATACGTGGCGGGCTACACGCTGTGCAATGACTACGCCATTCGCGACTATCTGGAAAACTATTACCGCCCAAATCTGCGGGTGAAAAGCCGCGATACCCTGACGCCGATTGGGCCGTACATCGTCGATCGTGACGATATCGCCGATCCGCACCGTCTGGCACTCAGCACCTACGTCAACGGCGAGCTGCGCCAGCGCGGCAGCACCGCCGACATGATTTTCGATATTCCCTACCTGATCAGTTACCTGAGCGAATTTATGACGCTGCAGCCGGGCGACATGATCGCCACCGGCACGCCGAAAGGGCTGGCCGACGTGCAGCCGGGCGATGAAGTGGTGGTGGAGATTGAGGGCATCGGCCGTCTGGTTAACCACATCATCAGTGAAAAAGATTACGAGGAAAGCCTGCGATGA